One window of Triticum dicoccoides isolate Atlit2015 ecotype Zavitan chromosome 5A, WEW_v2.0, whole genome shotgun sequence genomic DNA carries:
- the LOC119299280 gene encoding L-galactose dehydrogenase-like codes for MELRTLGGTGLRVSPVGFGASPLGNVFGDVPRNVARATVRRALDLGINFFDTSPYYGGTVSESVLGDCLRFAGVPRDSFVVATKCGRYKEGFDFSAARVTRSIDESLARLGLDYVDILHCHDIEFTNLDQIVNETIPALQKIKESGKARFIGITGLPLSIFTYVLDRVPPGSVDLVLSYCHYGINDTALVDLLPYLKSKGVGVISASPLAMGLLTDNGPPEWHPAPEQLKLACRTAADHCRKKGKHITKLAMKYSLMNNEISTVLVGMNSPEQVEENVAAAVELSTSGIDEELLHEVEAILEPVKNLTWPSGIQQA; via the exons ATGGAGCTCCGCACCCTCGGCGGCACGGGCCTCCGCGTCAGCCCCGTCGGCTTCGGCGCCTCCCCGCTCGGCAACGTCTTCGGCGACGTCCCCCGCAACGTCGCCCGCGCCACCGTCCGCCGCGCCCTCGACCTCGGCATCAACTTCTTCGACACATCCCC GTACTACGGCGGCACGGTCTCGGAGTCGGTGCTCGGGGACTGCCTCCGCTTCGCGGGCGTCCCGCGCGACAGCTTCGTGGTCGCCACCAAGTGCGGCCGCTACAAGGAAGGCTTCGACTTCAGCGCCGCCCGTGTCACCCGCAGCATCGACGAGAGCCTCGCCCGCCTCGGGCTCGACTACGTGGACATCCTTCACTGCCACGACATCGAGTTCACTAACCTGGACCAG ATTGTGAATGAGACGATTCCTGCGCTGCAAAAGATCAAGGAGAGTGGGAAGGCGCGGTTCATTGGGATTACCGGATTGCCGTTGAGCATCTTCACCTACGTGCTTGACCGGGTGCCTCCCGGCTCGGTAGATTTGGTTCTGTCCTACTGCCACTACGGAATCAATGATACTGCGCTGGTGGATTTGCTACCGTACTTGAAGAGCAAAGGTGTTGGGGTGATCAGTGCTTCGCCCCTTGCTATGGGGCTTCTCACGGACAACGGGCCACCTGAGTGGCACCCTGCACCAGAACAACTCAAG CTGGCATGCAGGACCGCAGCAGATCACTGTAGAAAGAAGGGGAAACATATTACAAAGCTAGCCATGAAGTATAGCTTGATGAACAATGAGATTTCTACAGTTCTTGTTGGAATGAACTCTCCAGAACAG GTGGAGGAGAATGTTGCTGCTGCAGTGGAGTTGTCGACTTCAGGCATAGATGAAGAACTTTTGCACGAAGTCGAAGCAATTCTAGAACCTGTTAAAAACTTGACCTGGCCCAGTGGTATTCAGCAAGCATAA
- the LOC119299281 gene encoding zealexin A1 synthase-like — MIDFTALVSLFFVLLILKLVTGRYASPTRGQRLPPGPWQLPLIGSLHHLLLSRSGGLPHRAMRDLARAHGPLMLLRLGAVPTLAVSSAEAAREVMRTHDAAFASRHLSATLDIITCGGKGVLFSPYDDRWRELRRVCVQELFSQRRVLSFRPAREDEVARLLRAVSDGCRGGRAVNLGEKMCRMTTDSVVRAAIGERCDHRDEFLHELDVAVRLTGGINLADLYPSSRLVRRLSVAARDMVKCQRNIYRIVQSIIKERAGAPEPERDEDLLGVLLKLQKDGGLQFELTTEIITAVIVDIFSAGSETSSTTLEWAMSELMRNPRVLHKVQSEVRDAFKGKDKLAEEDIVKVRLGYLHLVIKEALRLHPPGPLLLPRECREACRVMGYDVPKGTKVVVNVWAMGRDHMYWGDAEAFRPERFENSTIDFKGADFEFLPFGAGRRMCPGMSLAMANMELSLASLLFHFDWELPCGMRPEDMDMTETFGITARRKFKLSVHAKSHVPCGN; from the exons ATGATAGACTTCACGGCGCTGGTctccctcttcttcgtcctcctcatCCTCAAGCTGGTCACCGGCCGCTACGCATCGCCCACCCGCGGGCAGCGGCTGCCCCCGGGCCCATGGCAGCTGCCGCTCATCGGCAGCCTGCACCACCTCCTGCTGTCGCGCTCCGGGGGCCTGCCGCACCGGGCCATGCGCGACCTCGCCCGCGCCCACGGCCCGCTCATGCTCCTCCGCCTCGGCGCCGTGCCCACGCTCGCCGTCTCCTCCGCCGAGGCCGCCAGGGAGGTGATGAGGACCCACGACGCCGCCTTCGCCAGCCGCCACCTCAGCGCCACGCTCGACATCATCACCTGCGGCGGCAAGGGCGTCCTCTTCTCCCCCTACGACGACCGCTGGCGCGAGCTCCGCAGGGTCTGCGTGCAGGAGCTCTTCAGCCAGCGCCGCGTGCTCTCCTTCCGCCCCGCCCGGGAGGACGAGGTCGCGCGCCTCCTGCGCGCCGTCTCCGACGGGTGCCGCGGCGGCCGTGCCGTCAACCTCGGCGAGAAGATGTGCCGCATGACCACCGACTCCGTGGTGCGCGCGGCCATAGGCGAGAGGTGCGACCACCGCGACGAGTTCCTTCACGAGCTCGACGTGGCCGTGCGGCTCACCGGCGGCATCAACCTCGCCGACCTGTACCCCTCGTCGCGGCTCGTGCGCCGGCTCAGCGTTGCCGCGCGGGACATGGTCAAGTGCCAGAGGAACATCTACCGCATCGTGCAGAGCATCATAAAAGAACGAGCCGGCGCGCCGGAGCCAGAGAGAGATGAGGACCTGCTCGGCGTCCTCCTCAAGCTGCAGAAGGACGGCGGCCTGCAGTTTGAACTCACCACCGAGATCATCACAGCCGTCATTGTG GACATTTTTTCTGCCGGGAGCGAGACATCGTCGACGACCTTAGAGTGGGCCATGTCGGAGCTTATGAGAAACCCACGGGTGCTACATAAGGTGCAGTCGGAGGTGAGAGATGCCTTCAAGGGAAAAGATAAGCTCGCCGAGGAAGACATCGTCAAGGTGAGGCTGGGCTATCTCCACCTAGTGATCAAGGAGGCTCTAAGGCTGCACCCGCCGGGGCCGCTCCTGCTCCCACGGGAGTGTCGCGAGGCATGTCGGGTGATGGGCTACGACGTGCCCAAGGGCACCAAGGTGGTTGTGAACGTGTGGGCGATGGGGAGGGACCACATGTACTGGGGTGACGCGGAGGCATTCAGGCCAGAGAGATTCGAAAACAGCACCATCGACTTCAAGGGAGCCGACTTCGAGTTCCTCCCATTTGGAGCTGGCCGGAGGATGTGCCCCGGCATGTCGCTCGCGATGGCCAACATGGAGTTGTCGCTAGCTAGTCTCCTTTTCCACTTTGATTGGGAGCTGCCCTGTGGCATGAGGCCCGAAGATATGGACATGACAGAGACTTTCGGTATCACAGCGAGAAGGAAGTTCAAGCTCTCGGTGCACGCAAAATCCCACgtcccatgtggaaattga